Proteins from one Flavobacterium branchiarum genomic window:
- a CDS encoding efflux RND transporter permease subunit codes for MLKTFIERPVLSTVISIIIVILGYIGLTGLPISQYPEIAPPTVVVSASYQGANADVVINSVIVPLEEQINGVENMTYMTSTASNDGSASISIFFKLGTDPDLAAVNVQNRVAKASNLLPEEVTKAGVTTQKKQSSNVMIFSLYSDNPSFDQKFLQNFANINLLPEIKRINGVGDATVFGNMDYSMRIWLKPDVMANYGLIPEDISKALAEQNVEAAPGKFGENGRQSFQYTIKYTGRLKSVSEFGNIIIKANSKGEILRLNDLARIELGAQSYTSTSKTNGKPTVAIAISQTAGSNAHELIEECQAVLKNASKTFPEGVKYVELINANDFLNASIDKVVHTLIEAFILVFIVVFIFLQDFRSTLIPAIAVPVAIIGTFFFLNLFGFTINLLTLFALVLAIGIVVDDAIVVVEAVHAELDMGAGSAKEATSKAMNGISGAIISITLVMGAVFIPVSFISGSTGVFYKQFGLTLAIAIVISAVNALTLSPALCALFLKPHKDSEYHQKGFLQKFYTSFNVAFDGMTLKYKGGVEFLIKRKWVAFGTIIIFGGLFYWLMQTTPKGFVPSEDQGTLFANISLPAGSSLERTTAVTEEIDKIIGKIPEVETTLRITGKNFIAGDGGSYGMVVVKLKSWDKRKGKGQDINTVIGKLFGATSHIRSASVIFFGSPTLQGFGTSSGFEFQLQDKTGGELSKFNDNSKKFLTALRKRPEIQFATTSFDINFPQYKMKVDVARAKQANVSVSKILSTMQGYYGGVYSSNFNDFGKQYRVMYQADDQFRANPETLNKIYVRTDDNLMAPISEFITMEKVYGAEAINRFNLFTSIAVQGAQNEGFSSGDAINAVKEVAQQTLPAGYGYEFSGLTREEMSSGSQTVYVFILCLVFIYFLLSAQYESYIVPFSVLFSLPLGLAGAFIFAKLFGVENNIYLQITLIMLIGLLAKNGILIVEFALARRREGLSIVQAAVEGAVARLRPILMTSFAFILGLVPLMMSSGAGAVGNKSIGTGAVGGMLIGTLLGVFVTPALFVVFQSLQERLKKASS; via the coding sequence ATGTTAAAAACATTTATAGAACGACCTGTATTATCGACGGTAATCTCAATTATCATTGTGATATTAGGATATATCGGGCTGACAGGACTGCCGATTTCACAATATCCCGAAATCGCACCGCCTACTGTAGTAGTATCAGCTTCCTATCAGGGTGCCAATGCAGATGTAGTAATCAATAGTGTGATTGTTCCTTTAGAGGAACAGATTAACGGGGTTGAAAATATGACTTATATGACTTCTACCGCCAGTAATGATGGATCTGCCAGTATAAGTATTTTTTTTAAGCTGGGTACCGATCCTGATCTTGCGGCAGTAAATGTCCAGAACAGAGTTGCCAAAGCTTCAAATCTTCTGCCGGAAGAAGTTACAAAAGCAGGCGTTACCACACAAAAAAAACAAAGTAGTAATGTAATGATCTTTTCTCTTTACAGTGATAATCCTTCATTTGACCAGAAGTTTCTTCAAAATTTTGCTAACATCAATCTGCTTCCAGAAATTAAACGCATCAATGGAGTAGGTGATGCAACTGTTTTTGGAAATATGGATTATTCGATGCGTATCTGGCTTAAACCAGACGTGATGGCTAATTATGGACTAATTCCCGAGGATATAAGCAAAGCGCTGGCAGAACAGAATGTAGAAGCTGCACCTGGAAAATTTGGAGAAAACGGCAGACAGTCTTTTCAATATACAATCAAATATACGGGCCGTTTAAAATCTGTATCTGAATTTGGAAATATTATAATTAAAGCAAATTCTAAGGGTGAAATATTAAGATTAAATGATTTGGCACGAATTGAGCTGGGAGCACAAAGCTACACCAGTACTTCAAAAACTAATGGAAAGCCTACTGTAGCGATAGCAATTTCCCAGACCGCAGGTTCCAATGCTCACGAGTTGATAGAGGAGTGCCAGGCAGTTTTAAAAAATGCAAGTAAAACTTTTCCTGAAGGTGTTAAGTATGTAGAACTTATTAATGCCAATGATTTTCTAAATGCGTCAATAGATAAAGTCGTGCACACTTTAATTGAAGCATTTATACTTGTTTTTATTGTGGTATTTATTTTTCTTCAAGATTTTAGATCAACTTTGATACCTGCCATTGCTGTACCGGTAGCAATTATAGGAACTTTCTTTTTTCTTAATTTATTTGGATTTACAATTAATTTGTTAACTCTGTTTGCTTTGGTTTTGGCCATTGGAATTGTTGTGGATGATGCCATTGTTGTTGTAGAGGCAGTGCATGCCGAACTCGATATGGGAGCAGGCTCTGCTAAAGAAGCTACCTCCAAGGCAATGAATGGAATCAGCGGAGCCATAATTTCCATTACTTTGGTAATGGGTGCAGTTTTTATACCAGTATCTTTTATAAGTGGCTCGACTGGTGTTTTTTATAAGCAGTTTGGTCTTACGCTTGCTATTGCTATTGTAATTTCAGCTGTCAATGCATTAACATTAAGTCCTGCCTTATGTGCTTTGTTTTTAAAACCTCATAAAGATTCTGAATATCATCAAAAAGGATTTTTGCAAAAATTCTACACTTCATTTAATGTTGCATTTGATGGAATGACCCTAAAATATAAAGGAGGAGTTGAGTTTCTCATTAAAAGAAAATGGGTAGCTTTTGGAACCATAATTATTTTTGGAGGATTATTTTACTGGTTGATGCAGACCACTCCTAAAGGATTTGTTCCCAGTGAAGATCAGGGAACTTTGTTTGCAAATATAAGTCTGCCTGCTGGTTCTTCACTTGAAAGAACAACGGCAGTGACTGAGGAAATTGACAAGATCATCGGTAAAATTCCTGAAGTTGAAACAACTCTTAGAATAACTGGGAAGAATTTTATTGCTGGTGATGGAGGATCTTATGGAATGGTGGTTGTCAAATTGAAATCCTGGGATAAAAGGAAAGGTAAAGGACAGGATATTAATACAGTAATTGGCAAGCTCTTTGGCGCAACCTCTCATATTCGTTCAGCGAGTGTTATTTTCTTTGGTTCACCTACTCTTCAGGGTTTTGGTACCAGTAGTGGGTTTGAATTTCAGCTTCAGGATAAAACAGGAGGCGAACTCAGTAAATTTAATGATAACAGTAAAAAGTTTCTAACAGCATTAAGAAAACGTCCAGAAATTCAATTTGCAACAACATCTTTTGATATCAACTTTCCGCAGTATAAAATGAAAGTAGATGTGGCAAGAGCAAAGCAGGCCAACGTATCAGTGAGCAAGATTCTAAGCACAATGCAGGGCTACTATGGCGGGGTTTATTCGTCCAATTTTAATGATTTCGGGAAACAGTACAGAGTAATGTATCAGGCAGATGACCAGTTTCGTGCCAATCCGGAAACGCTCAATAAAATTTATGTGCGCACAGATGATAATTTAATGGCTCCAATTTCAGAGTTCATTACAATGGAAAAAGTTTATGGAGCTGAGGCGATTAACCGATTTAATCTTTTTACCTCTATAGCAGTACAGGGGGCTCAAAATGAAGGTTTTAGTTCAGGTGATGCTATTAATGCGGTAAAGGAAGTGGCACAGCAGACACTTCCTGCTGGTTATGGATATGAATTTTCAGGATTGACACGTGAGGAGATGTCGAGCGGTTCCCAGACCGTTTATGTATTTATTTTGTGTCTGGTTTTTATTTACTTCCTTCTAAGTGCGCAATATGAAAGTTACATAGTTCCTTTTTCAGTTTTATTTTCATTACCGTTAGGACTTGCAGGAGCTTTTATATTTGCTAAGCTCTTCGGTGTAGAAAATAATATTTATCTCCAGATAACTCTTATTATGCTTATTGGACTTCTGGCCAAAAATGGTATTCTAATCGTTGAATTTGCACTTGCACGAAGAAGAGAGGGGTTAAGTATCGTGCAGGCTGCTGTTGAAGGAGCAGTGGCAAGATTAAGACCCATTTTAATGACCTCGTTTGCATTTATTTTAGGTCTTGTCCCACTTATGATGTCCTCTGGTGCTGGAGCAGTAGGCAACAAGTCAATTGGGACAGGTGCTGTCGGGGGAATGCTTATAGGAACCTTATTGGGTGTTTTTGTTACACCTGCTTTATTTGTAGTTTTCCAATCACTGCAAGAAAGATTAAAAAAGGCCTCCTCTTAA